AACCAAGCGATAAAGAAATACGATTTTAGTAAAGATCATGTTGAAACAAATAGAGCGTTAGTGAGAGAAGCAATTGAATTTTATCAATTAAAGTCATATGAAGAAGTTGAAATAACTAAAGAAGGCACAAACAGAATATTACATTTGCACTCGATTATGGATGAAAACCTCTTGTCTAAAATAATCGAACTTGCAATAAAAAGTAATCCCCCAAGTGTGGAAGCGGTGTACAATGGACGAGTCATTAGGTATTATTAGTAAAAAAAATGAGGGGGTGTCTCCATAGATGTAATATAGGGTTCACCGGGGGACAACTCTCTTTTTACACGTTAAAAACTAAAATTTTTTTTGCTGAGCGCAGCTACGGCTCTCATTTTGCGAAAAGGCTCGGCAGGTGCTGAGTTTTCTTTATAGCCACTTTCTGCTCTTGTTTAATGGAGTGATAACTTAAAGAAGTCACAGTAAGTAAGATCATGAACATACCGATTAGCTGCATAGATGTTAAAAATTGTGCTAGTACGATGATGCCAAAAATCGATGCGGTAATAGGCTCGATCATTGCAATAATAGACGCAATTCCAGGTGAAACTTTTTTCAACCCATGGACATAAAGGAACACAGATAAACCTGCTCCTAAAAAACCTAGAAGGATAAACCACACTAAGTCTTGATAAACAGTAATGACCATGCCAAATTGCCACTTATTTGCCAAAAGGAATAGGGTAAAAAACTCTACTAATGCAGAAACGTTTAAAATTGTCATCGTATTTCCATGGCCTGAACTATATTTATAAGCAAAAATAAAAACAGCATAAGATAAACCAGATAATAGGCCACTAATAATACCGATTACATTCATATTAGGCAAATGAATATTGTAAACCCCTGTTAATAAGATAATTCCAATCATGACGATAAATGTAGAGGCTAATT
The Bacillus shivajii DNA segment above includes these coding regions:
- a CDS encoding DUF6407 family protein, whose product is MSHLNEFVNQAIKKYDFSKDHVETNRALVREAIEFYQLKSYEEVEITKEGTNRILHLHSIMDENLLSKIIELAIKSNPPSVEAVYNGRVIRYY
- a CDS encoding DMT family transporter encodes the protein MKKSEFFQGILFVILAAFLWGIGGGVAGLLLNKGWDPIVIAAFRALIGLLFLIIWFLCRKHTPLTLNKPLVIWSSVAGIGMAGNIGFYFISIAYTNVPIAATLMYTAPIFVLFIAFIFKTETMTTFKLASTFIVMIGIILLTGVYNIHLPNMNVIGIISGLLSGLSYAVFIFAYKYSSGHGNTMTILNVSALVEFFTLFLLANKWQFGMVITVYQDLVWFILLGFLGAGLSVFLYVHGLKKVSPGIASIIAMIEPITASIFGIIVLAQFLTSMQLIGMFMILLTVTSLSYHSIKQEQKVAIKKTQHLPSLFAK